DNA sequence from the Suricata suricatta isolate VVHF042 chromosome 14, meerkat_22Aug2017_6uvM2_HiC, whole genome shotgun sequence genome:
TGACAGAGTGGAAAGCATGATGGGTGGGTGGGGCTTCTCTCCATTTTACATGCTAAAAATCAGCGTTTCTTACCCTGCACTGCTCCCTCGTTCCTTTCTCTACCACGGGTGTCTTCTCTCCACACAGCTGCACTGGCCTTGTCACCTTTTACCCATAGACTATGGCACAAAGCTTCAAACTGGTGACCTGAGTTCtagcctctgcccctgcccaccccagtcCATACCCTACACCTGCCACTAAGGAGCCCAGCCTTGTCATTTCTTAAAGCCCCCCCCCCTGTCTACTCACCACTAATTGGTTGATGCCTCAAAGCCTTGGCCCAGCATTGATGGCTTCTCAGTGTCTCTCCAGTGTCCATCATTGCTACCTTATTTCACTGGCTTCCCTCCACCCACCAGGCCTGTGGGCATTTCCTCAAGGGTTCTGTGTTCCTGCATGCTTCTACACATTTGCTCTTTCCTGTGTCTGTTCTCTACTGTGCGTGCATACACATGTGGTGAGTCCCTCAGTCTTCAAGgctatctcttttttccttgctttcctgGCCCTCCTCAAAAGGGAGTCCCCACCCTGTTACCACACATCCCCGTTTGTGGTCTATAATAGCACTTACATTTGAACAACATAAATGGTTTGAACTACATGGGCCCActaaacacagtttttaaaaaataaatacaatacagtattattggtACATTTCCtcttacaattttctttcttttttaaagttttatttatttattttgagagagagagagcaagcatgtgcatgagtgggggagggccagacagtgagaggagagagattcccaagcaggctccatactgttagcacagagcctggcactgggcttgatttcataaaccatgagatcgtgacctgagccggaatcaagagtcagacattcaactgactgagctacccagggaccgCCCCGCCATAATtttcttgttaatattttcttcaggtagggcacctgggtggctcaattggttgagtgtctcactttggctcaggtcatgatcttaccattcatgagttcaagccccgcgtcaggctcagtgctgacagctcagaggctggagcctgcttcagattctgtgtctcactctctttctgcccctcccccactcgctccctgtttctcaaaactaaacattttaaaataataataaataatattggggcgcctgggtggctcagtcggttaagcctccgacttcggctcaggtcagatctcacgttcgtgggttcaagccccgcatcaggctctgtgctgacagctagctcagagcctggagccagctcagagcctggagcctgcttctggttctgtgtctccttctctctctgcccctccccctctcatgttctgtctctctctgtatcaaaaataaataaaaaacattaaaaaaatttttaagaaaataataataaatgatattttctcaggttactttattataagaatacagcatataatgtatataacatacaaaatatgtgttaatcaacacTTTATTACATTCTCAATaaagtctttcttctttctaaagtCTAATAGCAGTAGGCTGTTATTAGTTGAGTTTTGCGGGTGTCAAAGCcatatgcagatttttgactgcacaGGGGTTTGGTGCACCTGACCCCcctgttattcaagggtcaactgcatcTCCCCCATTAAATTTGAATTCTTTGAGGACAGGGCAGGCCCATATTGGGTTCAACTTAGTGACCGTTGTGCCCCGTGGAGACCCTGGCACACAGTGGTCATCAGTAtcattttttgaaggaaagaacagaatgaaTAAGGCCTGTCTTGGTGTTTCTGAAGGGGAGATGCTCGGACCAGCCTTAGCAGAAAATACAGGACTCACCGAGCTTAATATAAGCTGGAATCACCTTCGAGGACCAGGAGCTGTAGCCTTTGCCAGAGGACTCGAGGTATGAACACCGCTGTCCCCCGTCTGCCCTTCCCACCTGTCCTGTAGGGACAAGTCTCCCAGGTGCCAGCTTCCTATCTTTGCAGCTCTTCATAAATGAGCCTTGGATCTTTTAAGCAGAGCTTAAAGAATGTTTTGTTTGGTGACTTTAATTTTCCCAGCCCCATTTCATGACTTCAATATGCCATGCTCACTCTCATGTCACTTACTGAGGGGCCTGCAGCTGAATATTGCACATCTTCTCCAGATATTACAGACACACAGCTGGTGGGGGACATTGTGCAGTCTGGTGACACATGCTTGCTATGGACACATGCAGATACTTCCCTGAGGTGACAGCCCTGCACCCTTGGTCCCAACACACACTCTTAAACACCCCACCTGCTTCCTTGGAGGTGGTGGTTCATAAGCCTTGAGAATGGGTGGCTCCTAGCTCCTGCCAGGATGCCCCCGGTGCTGGCTAACATTGTGAGGTCCTCCTCAAGGAACAGCAGCAGCTGCcttgcctccccctctccctgcatcAGGGGCTGACCTGGGGAGCCTGCCCCACAGAGTGGTAGGTCAGGCTCTGTCTTTCCAGTGTACCCACAAGCTCCTGCCCTTCTACCGATCACAGCCCCCCAACAGCCCTTCACCGGAGCCCCTCTGGGATCCTGCTCTATGCCTCAAAATACCTGTACTGGAGCCCCCCACAGCCACCCGTCCTCGGTGCTGCGCTTCCAGACATTCAGTTCTCCCCATCACCATCATCCAAGCGATAAGACTTTACCAGGAACCTCTGACCTCCTGCTCTCagcccatgttttttttttttttttaacattttatttatttttaatacagagagagacagagcatgagaggaggaggggcagagagagaaggagacacagaaccagaagcaggctccaggctctgagctggctgtcagcacagagcctgatgcggggctcgaacccacgaacgtgagatctgacctgagcccgagtcggaggcctaaccgactgagccacccaggcgcNNNNNNNNNNNNNNNNNNNNNNNNNNNNNNNNNNNNNNNNNNNNNNNNNNNNNNNNNNNNNNNNNNNNNNNNNNNNNNNNNNNNNNNNNNNNNNNNNNNNtatttatttttaatacagagagagacagagcatgagaggaggaggggcagagagagaaggagacacagaaccagaagcaggctccaggctctgagctggctgtcagcacagagcctgatgcggggctcgaacccacgaacgtgagatctgacctgagcccgagtcggaggcctaaccgactgagccacccaggcgcccctctcagccCATGTTTTTTTGCACCCCGGGCCTCCTGGGCTCTGAGGCTGTGGCCCCTGGCTTTCTCCACTTCACAGGTGGTCTCCAGGCTTCACTCTTTTGCATTCTAGGCAAACATCTTCCTGAGAGTCCTGGACATCTCATACAATGGTTTTGGAGATCCTGGAGCATCCGCAGTGGGTGAGGCACTTAAGACCAACAATGTGTTGGAGGAGCTCAACATGAGGTGAGACACACAGGGTGGCCCTGTGTCACAGTCTCCAGGTCCATAGCCACCTGAGGGACCAGGGACTCTGTGATCCTGCTGCTGTTTACCACCCTAACAACTCCCAAGCCTACTACAGTTTACCCATGATGGGGCTTGAGCCACAATCCAAGAACACCCAGCTCCATCCTTCTCACTCAAGCTcagtatttggggttttttttttaagttaaaaaattttatttaagtaatctctacaccctataaggggttcaaactcatgaccccaagatcaagagtaacGGGCTCTttcaactgaaccagccaggtgcccaagtTCAGCATTCGTATCTTGGAGCTCATAATTCCTGACAAACAGATGGGGCTGCTaatgaaaacatatatgtaaaacatCTTCATttaaaagggggaggaggggcgcctgcgtggctcagttggttgagtgtccgacttgatttcacctcaggtcacgatcccagggttgtggaactgagccctgcataaggctccacgctcagcatggagtctctctctctctctctctctctctctctctctctctctctctgtctctctctctctcccactgacacctcccccactcatgctctccctctctctaaaagaaaaaagaaaaagagggtgggtgcctggctgggtcagtcaatagagcatgtgactcttgatctcagggttgtgagcttgagccccacattgggtatagcgattacttaaaagtaaaagctttaaaaaaaatcttcaacagaGCCTGGTATGAGGTGGGTGCTCACATGCTCTGGTCAGCACATGGTTGCTGGGTGCCTATCATGTAGGAGTTGCTCCTTCAGGCCCTGGCAGGGCCCCAGCCCTCAGCGGGTAACCAGGGCAGGGCCTGCAAatcacagggaaagaaagaggcagaagccCAACAGGTCCTGGACTGCTGTGGCTGAGCCCTTCCCCGGGGGACTGCCGGAGTGAGCAGGCTGTGTCTGCTGCAATCCTGTCCCTTTCCTCCCCATGGAAGGAGTCAAGGCCAGAGGACAGCACCACAAGACATGCTGAAATTGGAGCCAGCACTGGTGTCTGGGAAATCAGAGGGATGTGGGACTGTCTCTGAGATAAAGGGGCCAAGAGAGGTGCTGGGGCCAGAGTTTAAGTCCTTCTTGACCAGCAGGAGGAGAAAACGTGGGAGGGAGCTGGGTGGTTTCCAGGAATAAATGCTGTCATGGTGAAAGAATGGAGAGCCAACTGGGGCAGAACATGCAGGAGGACCTGATGAGCTCTGAGGTCCAGGGAGCAGCACCTGGCCTCCCCGGGgcaggaggggggtgggaggggggatgtgggagggggcagtgggggagggatgcTCCAGGTGTGCTTGCTGACTGATCTCCCTCAACACTGGGAACCTCCGGTGAAGCCGGGTTGTTATCTAGCTTTTACACACTGAcctgcccagggcccctggggtATCATACATGAAGCCCAACCAGGCGGATGCACCAGCAACACCAGCTGGGACCCTGGGACCCTCTGGCTCTGCACAGCTTCTCGGAAGGTAGCAAAATGCATGTGTCTTTCTGTTGCAGCAACAACCGTATCTCCATGGTGGGATCCTTGAGCCTCGGCCTGGGCCTCCGGGTCAACCAGACACTAAGAATTCTTGTTGTGAGTGCTAGCCTGTTGGGGGAAGCCCCAGCATAGACCTGCCTGTATGTGACCACACAAATCTCCCCCGCCGCACCTCCCCACTCTAGTGGCAGTGGGGCATGAAATTTCTAGAGcccaggtgagggagggggcCTCCTGGCTTCCTCCTGTGACCACTTCGTTCCCTTACCATTCCCTCACCCATCTCTGGCCTGAGCCTGGCACTTCTTCCAACTCCTCCCTTGTCCATTCTACCGGGCCCCCTCGCCCCAGCAGtgtcacccccacctcccacttctCCTTGCTCTTTCTCAGCCCACTGGGCCAACCCAGGTGTACCTTTGGCCATGCGCAGACCTCCCTGAAGCCTTGTGTTACAGCAGGAGGTTCCCTTCCTTCAGGGTTGCCATTCAGATAGGAAAACGGAGGATGCAATGGAGGGTGGAGCCCAAGAGGGCCACCGTGCTCAGAGGACAGTACTGCCAGGTCCAGGGGGGTATCCAGCCCTGCCTGGCTCTCAGCTCCATTGACTGGCAGAAGAGCCCCCCGTGGGcccctaggtgactcagtcggttaagcatcagacttcggctcaggtcatgatctcatgatttgtgagttcaagccccacatcagtctctctgctgtcagtgcaaagcccactttagatcttctgtctcctccctctgcccctcccctgctcatgctctgtctctcaaaactaaataaacatttaaagaagaagaagaagagcccCCTGAAGCACTTCCATCCATGTTCCCCCCGCAGCCCAGACCTCTCTTAAGCTCTGGATCCCCATTTACAGCCACCTGCTGGATCATGCCCTGGATGTCCCAATGGGCCTAAAGCACAACCTGAAGGCATCCCTCTCTCTAAGGGCTGCCTCTTGGTGGTCGTGGTGGGGGCTCCTCATCAAATCAGAAGCAGTGAGGAGAACCCCTCTCTTTGCCTTGCCTTCCATCCTTCATCTCACTTCCTGCAGAATGCTCGGGCTGCCTGCTCTTTCTTCTCGCTTCCCCTCAAGTTCTGTTAACCTGTGAGTTTCCCATCTCTGGCCCTTCCTTCTCACCTACCAGATGATCTTTCTAAACCAGGAATATGCTCCTGTACCTCCTGCTTTAAACCTGTCAGCGGCTCCCCTCTGGATAAATCCAAGGTTAGTAGTATGTCATTTACAGCACAGTGGGCCCTGGCCTCTGCTATAACCCCTCTGTTCATTCTCTCACCCCAAGCTGCTCTGAATTTTCTGTACATGGTGCAGTTTCTCCCCTTTATTTTGCTCCTCCTGCTCTTGCTGAAATACCCAGGTCTGCCTGCCTCACCTGTAAAACTCAGTGCAGGTGCCTAAGCTTCACC
Encoded proteins:
- the LOC115277964 gene encoding leucine-rich repeat-containing protein 74B-like, producing MNKACLGVSEGEMLGPALAENTGLTELNISWNHLRGPGAVAFARGLEANIFLRVLDISYNGFGDPGASAVGEALKTNNVLEELNMSNNRISMVGSLSLGLGLRVNQTLRILVLSRNPMQGGGCFGVLKSVRDNPVSALELLDFSVQYLQAPPPHPLAYSAYSFYSSKARD